A single region of the Nocardioides ochotonae genome encodes:
- a CDS encoding AMP-dependent synthetase/ligase: MPANHDPTFVDHLAPNIAVQFLDRVAKSPDAEAFRYPLPDDTWESVTWRRTGEQVRELAAGLLALGLEPEQRVGIASGTRYEWILADLAVMCAGGATTTVYPSTNADDVAYILSDSESRIVFAEDAEQLGKLQAHRADIPTVEKVVLFDGEGDSDWVLSLADLAGLGRAHLAEHPTAVEDVAKSIAPDQLAMLMYTSGTTGRSKGVRLLHRSWVYQGAAIEAQDILHESDLQFLWLPMAHAFGKVLLAAQLACGYATAIDGRIDRIVDNLAVVKPTFMGAAPRIFEKAHGKIVTMQAAEGGLKEKIFLKAFAVGNQVDRLKREGKSVPFVLGLQHKVFDKLVFSKVRERFGGRVRFFISGSAALNPEIAEWFHAAGILILEGYGMTENAAGAAVNHPQDYKIGTVGPALPGSEIRIGENDEVQLRGPHVMAGYHNLPEESAQAFTEDGWLRTGDKGSLDEDGFLTITGRIKDLFKTSGGKYIAPSAIESKFKALCPYVSQFMVFGDERHFVVALITLDPDAMAAWAHENDMPGASYTDIVRSEAVHTMIGGYVEELNTRLNRWETIKKWEILDHDLSIESGELTPSLKVKRNVVAQNNADRIASFYG, encoded by the coding sequence ATGCCCGCGAATCACGATCCGACCTTCGTCGACCACCTCGCCCCGAACATCGCCGTCCAGTTCCTCGACCGGGTCGCCAAGTCGCCCGACGCGGAGGCGTTCCGCTACCCGCTTCCCGACGACACCTGGGAGTCGGTGACCTGGCGCCGTACCGGCGAGCAGGTCCGTGAGCTCGCCGCCGGCCTGCTGGCGCTCGGGCTGGAGCCCGAGCAGCGCGTGGGCATCGCCTCCGGCACCCGCTACGAGTGGATCCTGGCGGACCTCGCGGTGATGTGCGCCGGGGGTGCGACCACGACCGTCTACCCCAGCACCAACGCCGACGACGTCGCCTACATCCTCAGCGACTCCGAGAGCCGGATCGTCTTCGCCGAGGACGCCGAGCAGCTCGGCAAGCTCCAGGCGCACCGTGCCGACATCCCCACGGTCGAGAAGGTCGTCCTCTTCGACGGGGAGGGCGACAGCGACTGGGTGCTCTCCCTCGCCGACCTGGCCGGCCTCGGACGCGCCCACCTCGCCGAGCACCCGACCGCCGTCGAGGACGTCGCCAAGTCGATCGCCCCCGACCAGCTCGCGATGCTGATGTACACCTCCGGCACGACCGGGCGCTCCAAGGGCGTGCGTCTGCTGCACCGCTCCTGGGTCTACCAGGGCGCGGCCATCGAGGCCCAGGACATCCTGCACGAGAGCGACCTGCAGTTCCTGTGGCTGCCGATGGCGCACGCGTTCGGCAAGGTCCTGCTCGCCGCCCAGCTGGCCTGCGGCTACGCCACCGCCATCGACGGTCGCATCGACCGCATCGTCGACAACCTCGCGGTCGTGAAGCCGACGTTCATGGGCGCCGCCCCGCGCATCTTCGAGAAGGCCCACGGCAAGATCGTCACCATGCAGGCCGCCGAGGGCGGGCTGAAGGAGAAGATCTTCCTCAAGGCGTTCGCCGTCGGCAACCAGGTCGACCGGCTCAAGCGCGAGGGCAAGTCGGTGCCGTTCGTCCTCGGCCTGCAGCACAAGGTCTTCGACAAGCTGGTCTTCAGCAAGGTCCGCGAGCGCTTCGGCGGACGGGTCCGCTTCTTCATCTCCGGCTCCGCGGCCCTCAACCCCGAGATCGCGGAGTGGTTCCACGCCGCCGGCATTCTCATCCTCGAGGGCTACGGCATGACCGAGAACGCCGCCGGCGCGGCCGTCAACCACCCCCAGGACTACAAGATCGGCACCGTCGGCCCGGCCCTGCCGGGCTCGGAGATCCGCATCGGCGAGAACGACGAGGTCCAGCTGCGCGGCCCGCACGTGATGGCGGGCTACCACAACCTCCCCGAGGAGAGCGCCCAGGCGTTCACCGAGGACGGCTGGCTGCGCACCGGCGACAAGGGCAGCCTCGACGAGGACGGCTTCTTGACCATCACCGGGCGGATCAAGGATCTCTTCAAGACCTCGGGTGGCAAGTACATCGCGCCGTCCGCGATCGAGTCGAAGTTCAAGGCGCTGTGCCCCTACGTCAGCCAGTTCATGGTCTTCGGCGACGAGCGGCACTTCGTGGTCGCGCTGATCACCCTGGACCCCGACGCGATGGCGGCCTGGGCGCACGAGAACGACATGCCCGGCGCCTCCTACACCGACATCGTCCGCTCCGAGGCGGTCCACACGATGATCGGCGGGTACGTCGAGGAGCTCAACACCCGCCTCAACCGCTGGGAGACCATCAAGAAGTGGGAGATCCTCGACCACGACCTCAGCATCGAGTCCGGTGAGCTCACCCCGTCGCTGAAGGTCAAGCGCAACGTGGTCGCGCAGAACAACGCCGATCGGATCGCCTCCTTCTACGGCTGA
- a CDS encoding MOSC domain-containing protein, whose amino-acid sequence MENARVMSVNLGKPEGGEWTGRVGRTAIRKRGTDQPVRVLRSGLAGDSVCDTKYHGSPDNAVYAFAREDLDRWGRELGSALPDGQFGENLTTHGIDVNAALIGERWRVGTALLEVAKVRTPCKVFAGFMAQTGHDATGWIKRFARDGRPGPYLRVLEEGVVQSGDPVVVEHRPDHDVSVSMVFRALTTERELTAQVLGAQALSPSVREILAARAPRS is encoded by the coding sequence GTGGAGAACGCACGCGTGATGTCGGTGAACCTGGGGAAGCCCGAGGGCGGGGAGTGGACCGGCCGGGTCGGGCGGACCGCGATCCGCAAGCGCGGCACCGACCAGCCGGTCCGGGTGCTGCGCAGCGGCCTGGCCGGGGACAGCGTGTGCGACACCAAGTACCACGGCAGCCCGGACAACGCCGTCTACGCCTTCGCCCGCGAGGACCTCGACCGCTGGGGCCGCGAGCTCGGCAGCGCGCTGCCCGACGGGCAGTTCGGCGAGAACCTCACCACCCACGGCATCGACGTCAACGCCGCGCTGATCGGGGAGCGCTGGCGGGTGGGGACCGCGCTGCTGGAGGTCGCCAAGGTCCGCACGCCCTGCAAGGTGTTCGCGGGCTTCATGGCGCAGACCGGCCACGACGCGACCGGCTGGATCAAGCGGTTCGCCCGCGACGGGCGCCCGGGGCCCTACCTGCGGGTGCTCGAGGAGGGGGTGGTCCAGTCCGGTGACCCGGTCGTGGTCGAGCACCGCCCCGACCACGACGTGAGCGTCTCGATGGTGTTCCGGGCCCTCACCACCGAGCGCGAGCTGACCGCGCAGGTGCTGGGCGCGCAGGCGCTCTCGCCGTCCGTGCGGGAGATCCTCGCGGCCCGCGCGCCCCGCTCCTGA
- a CDS encoding aminoglycoside phosphotransferase family protein, producing the protein MRLPAGLLAYAARGPAWAQWLDRLPALLRELQGEWQLAVDGEAAFGHTAVVLPVRTASRRPAALKVGFPHEESEQEHLALQHWHGRGAVELLRADPHRAALLLERLSTEDLGEQWDLEACEVVAGLYGRLHVPAPPRLRSLAAYVERWSAPLRDLPRGGPVPHRLVEQAVALARDLVADPATVGTLVHGDLHYANVLAGEREPWLAIDPKPVSGDPHYEPGPMLWNRWEDVVASAGVRDAVRRRFHTLVDAAGLDEDRARDWVVVRAVLSAHWMVEEAAGRDLDRDQRDWVTRCITVAKAVQD; encoded by the coding sequence GTGAGGCTCCCCGCCGGGCTGCTGGCGTACGCCGCCCGCGGTCCCGCGTGGGCGCAGTGGCTCGACCGCCTCCCCGCCCTGCTGCGCGAGCTGCAGGGGGAGTGGCAGCTCGCCGTCGACGGCGAGGCCGCCTTCGGCCACACCGCGGTGGTGCTCCCGGTCCGCACCGCCAGTCGGCGCCCGGCTGCGCTCAAGGTGGGCTTCCCGCACGAGGAGTCCGAGCAGGAGCACCTCGCGCTCCAGCACTGGCACGGCCGCGGCGCCGTGGAGCTGCTGCGCGCCGACCCGCACCGCGCCGCGCTGCTGCTGGAGCGGCTCTCCACCGAGGACCTGGGCGAGCAGTGGGACCTCGAGGCCTGCGAGGTCGTCGCCGGGCTCTACGGCCGCCTCCACGTCCCGGCGCCCCCGCGGCTGCGCAGCCTCGCGGCGTACGTCGAGCGCTGGTCGGCGCCCCTGCGCGACCTGCCTCGCGGCGGGCCGGTCCCGCACCGGCTCGTCGAGCAGGCGGTCGCGCTGGCCCGCGACCTGGTCGCCGACCCGGCGACGGTGGGCACCTTGGTGCACGGCGACCTGCACTACGCGAACGTGCTCGCTGGCGAGCGGGAGCCATGGCTGGCCATCGATCCCAAGCCGGTGTCCGGGGACCCGCACTACGAGCCGGGGCCGATGCTGTGGAACCGCTGGGAGGACGTGGTGGCGAGCGCCGGCGTCCGCGACGCGGTGCGCCGCCGCTTCCACACCCTCGTCGATGCGGCCGGGCTCGATGAGGACCGGGCCCGGGACTGGGTCGTGGTGCGGGCGGTGCTGAGCGCGCACTGGATGGTCGAGGAGGCCGCGGGGCGGGACCTGGACCGCGACCAACGGGACTGGGTGACGCGCTGCATCACGGTCGCCAAGGCCGTGCAGGACTAG
- the lepA gene encoding translation elongation factor 4, with protein MVGSVPTHVCREELVPQTPAPKPGHTDPAIIRNFCIIAHIDHGKSTLADRMLQLTGVVDERAARAQYLDRMDIERERGITIKSQAVRMPWTVPDGNEQGAEPGTYVLNMIDTPGHVDFTYEVSRSLEACEAAVLLVDAAQGIEAQTLANLYLAMNADLHIIPVLNKIDLPSANPDKYAAELAGLVGCEPEDVLRVSAKSGIGVEELLNEIVKQTPAPVGDPDAPARALIFDSVYDTYRGVITYVRVFDGKLNHRDKIKMMSTGATHEMLEVGVISPEQVKGSEIGVGEVGYLITGVKDVRQSRVGDTVTTMHGPATESLGGYQHPNPMVYSGLYPIDGDQYPDMREALEKLQLNDAALTFEPETSGALGFGFRCGFLGLLHMEITRDRLEREFGLDLISTAPNVVYEVLMEDGSEVTVTNPSEYPEGKISEVREPVVKATVLSPSDYIGTIMELCQQKRGTLQGMDYLSEDRVEMRYILPMGEIVFDFFDQLKSRTKGYASLDYERTGEQAADLVKVDILLQGEPVDAFSAIVHRDAAYAYGVMMAGKLKDLIPRQQFEVPIQAAIGARVIARENIRAIRKDVLAKCYGGDITRKRKLLEKQKEGKKRMKMVGRVEVPQEAFAAALSNTPAADKKK; from the coding sequence ATGGTCGGGTCCGTCCCGACCCACGTATGTCGAGAAGAGCTCGTGCCCCAGACCCCCGCGCCGAAGCCCGGCCACACCGATCCCGCGATCATCCGCAACTTCTGCATCATCGCGCACATCGACCACGGCAAGTCCACGCTGGCCGACCGGATGCTGCAGCTCACCGGCGTCGTCGACGAGCGGGCCGCCCGCGCCCAGTACCTCGACCGCATGGACATCGAGCGCGAGCGCGGCATCACGATCAAGAGCCAGGCCGTGCGGATGCCCTGGACCGTGCCGGACGGCAACGAGCAGGGCGCCGAGCCGGGCACCTACGTGCTGAACATGATCGACACCCCCGGGCACGTCGACTTCACCTACGAGGTGTCGCGCTCCCTGGAGGCCTGCGAGGCGGCGGTCCTGCTGGTCGACGCCGCCCAGGGCATCGAGGCCCAGACGCTCGCCAACCTGTACCTCGCGATGAACGCGGACCTGCACATCATCCCGGTGCTCAACAAGATCGACCTGCCCAGCGCCAACCCCGACAAGTACGCCGCGGAGCTGGCCGGCCTCGTCGGCTGCGAGCCCGAGGACGTGCTGCGGGTCAGCGCCAAGAGCGGCATCGGCGTCGAGGAGCTGCTCAACGAGATCGTCAAGCAGACCCCCGCGCCCGTCGGCGACCCCGACGCGCCGGCGCGCGCGCTGATCTTCGACTCCGTCTACGACACCTACCGCGGCGTGATCACCTACGTCCGCGTCTTCGACGGCAAGCTCAACCACCGCGACAAGATCAAGATGATGTCGACCGGCGCGACCCACGAGATGCTCGAGGTCGGCGTGATCAGCCCCGAGCAGGTCAAGGGCAGCGAGATCGGCGTCGGCGAGGTCGGCTACCTGATCACCGGCGTGAAGGACGTGCGCCAGTCGCGGGTCGGCGACACCGTCACCACGATGCACGGGCCCGCGACCGAGTCGCTCGGCGGCTACCAGCACCCCAACCCGATGGTCTACTCCGGGCTCTACCCGATCGACGGGGACCAGTACCCCGACATGCGCGAGGCGCTGGAGAAGCTCCAGCTCAACGACGCGGCGCTCACCTTCGAGCCCGAGACCTCCGGCGCGCTCGGCTTCGGCTTCCGCTGCGGCTTCCTCGGCCTGCTGCACATGGAGATCACCCGCGACCGCCTCGAGCGGGAGTTCGGCCTCGACCTGATCTCCACCGCGCCGAACGTGGTCTACGAGGTGCTCATGGAGGACGGCAGCGAGGTCACCGTCACCAACCCCAGCGAGTACCCCGAGGGCAAGATCTCCGAGGTCCGCGAGCCGGTCGTCAAGGCGACCGTGCTGAGCCCCTCGGACTACATCGGCACGATCATGGAGCTGTGCCAGCAGAAGCGGGGCACCCTGCAGGGCATGGACTACCTGTCCGAGGACCGCGTCGAGATGCGCTACATCCTGCCGATGGGCGAGATCGTCTTCGACTTCTTCGACCAGCTGAAGTCGCGCACCAAGGGCTACGCCTCCCTCGACTACGAGCGCACCGGCGAGCAGGCGGCCGACCTGGTCAAGGTCGACATCCTGCTCCAGGGCGAGCCGGTCGACGCGTTCTCCGCGATCGTGCACCGCGACGCGGCGTACGCCTACGGCGTGATGATGGCCGGCAAGCTCAAGGACCTGATCCCGCGCCAGCAGTTCGAGGTCCCGATCCAGGCCGCGATCGGCGCCCGCGTGATCGCCCGCGAGAACATCCGCGCGATCCGCAAGGACGTGCTCGCCAAGTGCTACGGCGGCGACATCACCCGCAAGCGCAAGCTGCTGGAGAAGCAGAAGGAGGGCAAGAAGCGGATGAAGATGGTCGGCCGCGTCGAGGTCCCCCAGGAGGCCTTCGCCGCCGCGCTCTCCAACACGCCCGCGGCCGACAAGAAGAAGTGA
- a CDS encoding sterol desaturase family protein yields MTDLWPALPEALHDPVALAVPFFVVFVAVEALAAYLLKDEGPDGFAGYERRDTVASLTMGAVSVVTMTLWKTGGLVVYAALFAYVAPWQLPVEAWWTWALAIGAVDFLFYWAHRVAHRVRLVWATHQAHHSSEHFNFATALRQKWNNSHELVIWAPLPLLGVPPALVFFGFSVSLVYQFFVHTERIRTLWRPVELVFNTPSHHRVHHGSDPEYLDRNYGGILIVWDRLFGSFQPELHRPTYGLTTPVGTYHVLRLQTHEYAAIARDVRAAPRLRDKLGYVFGPPGWRPAPVAPAAAA; encoded by the coding sequence GTGACGGATCTGTGGCCCGCCCTGCCCGAGGCCCTGCACGACCCGGTCGCGCTCGCGGTGCCGTTCTTCGTGGTCTTCGTGGCGGTCGAGGCGCTCGCGGCGTACCTCCTGAAGGACGAGGGCCCCGACGGGTTCGCCGGCTACGAGCGGCGCGACACCGTCGCCAGCCTCACCATGGGCGCGGTCTCGGTGGTCACGATGACGCTGTGGAAGACCGGCGGGCTCGTGGTCTACGCCGCGCTCTTCGCCTACGTCGCCCCCTGGCAGCTGCCGGTCGAGGCGTGGTGGACCTGGGCGCTGGCCATCGGGGCCGTCGACTTCCTCTTCTACTGGGCCCACCGGGTGGCGCACCGGGTCCGGCTCGTCTGGGCCACCCACCAGGCGCACCACTCCAGCGAGCACTTCAACTTCGCGACCGCGCTGCGCCAGAAGTGGAACAACTCCCACGAGCTGGTGATCTGGGCGCCGCTGCCGCTGCTGGGGGTGCCGCCGGCGCTGGTCTTCTTCGGCTTCTCGGTCAGCCTCGTCTACCAGTTCTTCGTCCACACCGAGCGGATCCGCACCCTGTGGCGGCCCGTCGAGCTGGTCTTCAACACCCCCTCGCACCACCGGGTGCACCACGGCAGCGACCCGGAGTACCTCGACCGCAACTACGGCGGGATCCTGATCGTCTGGGACCGGCTCTTCGGCTCCTTCCAGCCCGAGCTGCACCGCCCGACGTACGGGCTGACCACGCCGGTGGGGACCTACCACGTCCTACGCCTACAGACCCACGAGTACGCCGCGATCGCCCGCGACGTGCGCGCCGCGCCGCGGCTGCGCGACAAGCTCGGCTACGTCTTCGGGCCGCCGGGGTGGCGCCCGGCCCCCGTGGCGCCGGCGGCCGCCGCCTGA
- a CDS encoding phosphotransferase, with amino-acid sequence MIPTTIPHGRTARRLEWEYLPPMLRAEVARRCGSPVVAAESQRAGFTPGFASVLTCADGSRHFVKAASVKAQRMFALAYREEARKLAALPRATPAPRLQWIHDADDWVVLGIEHVPARAPYRPWSEADLTATLDALEQCARVLDPAPAALGLDTFAVEFAPFLEHWSTLRAAPADVPGLAAHLEEAAALAAAYAEVCAGSAVVHTDIRDDNVLITPEGRALLCDWNWPVVGAPWLDTVLTLIGPRGDGLDVEAVLAARPLTRGVPAEHVDVLLALVAGYFLAQSALPAPTTSPHLRPAQRWQGEVVWQWLGERRGWS; translated from the coding sequence GTGATCCCCACGACGATCCCCCACGGCCGCACCGCCCGGCGCCTGGAGTGGGAGTACCTCCCGCCGATGCTGCGCGCGGAGGTGGCGCGCCGCTGCGGCTCCCCCGTCGTCGCCGCCGAGTCCCAGCGCGCGGGGTTCACGCCCGGCTTCGCCTCCGTGCTGACCTGCGCCGACGGCAGCCGGCACTTCGTCAAGGCCGCCTCGGTCAAGGCGCAACGGATGTTCGCCCTGGCCTACCGCGAGGAGGCCCGCAAGCTCGCCGCCCTCCCCCGGGCCACCCCCGCGCCGCGCCTGCAGTGGATCCACGACGCCGACGACTGGGTGGTGCTCGGCATCGAGCACGTGCCCGCGCGGGCGCCGTACCGGCCCTGGAGCGAGGCGGACCTGACGGCGACCCTCGACGCGCTCGAGCAGTGCGCGCGGGTGCTCGACCCCGCGCCCGCCGCGCTCGGACTGGACACGTTCGCGGTGGAGTTCGCGCCGTTCCTGGAGCACTGGTCGACCCTGCGCGCCGCGCCGGCGGACGTGCCCGGGCTCGCCGCGCACCTCGAGGAGGCCGCCGCCCTCGCCGCGGCGTACGCCGAGGTCTGCGCGGGCAGCGCCGTCGTGCACACCGACATCCGCGACGACAACGTGCTGATCACCCCCGAGGGCCGGGCGCTGCTGTGCGACTGGAACTGGCCGGTCGTCGGCGCACCCTGGCTGGACACCGTCCTCACCCTGATCGGCCCGCGCGGGGACGGCCTCGACGTCGAGGCGGTGCTCGCGGCGCGGCCGCTGACCCGCGGCGTCCCCGCCGAGCACGTCGACGTCCTGCTCGCGCTGGTGGCCGGCTACTTCCTGGCCCAGTCGGCCCTCCCCGCACCGACCACGTCGCCACACCTGCGGCCCGCGCAGCGCTGGCAGGGCGAGGTCGTCTGGCAGTGGCTGGGCGAGCGCCGCGGCTGGAGCTGA
- the rpsT gene encoding 30S ribosomal protein S20 has translation MANIKSQIKRNKQNEKRHERNKAVKTGLKSAVRKFRELAEAGDKDAAITAGREASRKLDKAVSKGVIHQNQAANRKSAIAKKASAL, from the coding sequence GTGGCGAACATCAAGTCCCAGATCAAGCGGAACAAGCAGAACGAGAAGCGCCACGAGCGCAACAAGGCGGTCAAGACCGGCCTGAAGTCTGCTGTCCGCAAGTTCCGCGAGCTCGCCGAGGCCGGCGACAAGGACGCCGCGATCACGGCTGGCCGTGAGGCGTCGCGCAAGCTCGACAAGGCCGTTTCCAAGGGCGTCATCCACCAGAACCAGGCCGCGAACCGCAAGTCCGCGATCGCCAAGAAGGCCTCCGCTCTCTGA
- the holA gene encoding DNA polymerase III subunit delta, translating into MARGPQAADVLGRVTLVTGKEEFFGDRTVRSVRQAVRDHDPEAELAESPAADLTLATLGELAAPSLFSSIRCVVVHSLENLPEESVAGLLAYAAAPSEDVALVLVHGGGPKGSGVLTKLRKLPTVTEVKSAELKASEYPGFVAAEVRSYGATIDNEAASALVQAVGQDLRSLSAAAHQLTSDFAGEPLDAEKIGRYFGGRAEAKSFAVADAAFGGRRQLALEELRWALDGGTAPVLVTSAFAGSARGLAKLKGARRGLRDGDLAREVGVPPWKLRTLREQARGWDDRAIGEAIRAVARADADIKGAASDASYTLERLVLTVTGLRDAR; encoded by the coding sequence ATGGCGAGAGGTCCTCAGGCAGCAGACGTCCTTGGCCGGGTCACGCTCGTGACCGGCAAGGAGGAGTTCTTCGGTGACCGCACGGTCCGGTCGGTGCGCCAGGCGGTGCGCGACCACGACCCGGAGGCCGAGCTGGCCGAGTCGCCGGCCGCCGACCTGACGCTGGCCACGCTCGGCGAGCTCGCGGCGCCGTCGTTGTTCTCCTCGATCCGCTGCGTGGTCGTCCACTCCCTGGAGAACCTCCCCGAGGAGTCGGTGGCGGGCCTGCTGGCCTACGCCGCGGCCCCCTCGGAGGACGTCGCGCTCGTGCTCGTCCACGGTGGCGGCCCGAAGGGCTCCGGCGTGCTGACCAAGCTGCGCAAGCTGCCCACCGTCACCGAGGTGAAGTCCGCGGAGCTGAAGGCCTCGGAGTACCCCGGCTTCGTGGCGGCCGAGGTCCGCAGCTACGGCGCCACCATCGACAACGAGGCCGCCTCCGCGCTCGTCCAGGCCGTCGGCCAGGACCTGCGCTCGCTCTCGGCCGCGGCCCACCAGCTGACCTCGGACTTCGCGGGCGAGCCGCTCGACGCCGAGAAGATCGGGCGCTACTTCGGCGGCCGGGCCGAGGCGAAGTCGTTCGCCGTGGCCGACGCCGCGTTCGGAGGGCGCCGCCAGCTCGCGCTCGAGGAGCTGCGCTGGGCGCTCGACGGCGGTACGGCGCCGGTGCTGGTCACCTCCGCGTTCGCCGGCAGCGCGCGTGGCCTGGCCAAGCTCAAAGGCGCCCGCCGCGGGCTGCGCGACGGCGACCTGGCGCGCGAGGTCGGCGTGCCCCCGTGGAAGCTGCGCACCCTGCGCGAGCAGGCCCGGGGCTGGGACGACCGCGCGATCGGGGAGGCGATCCGGGCAGTGGCCCGCGCCGACGCCGACATCAAGGGCGCCGCCAGCGACGCGTCCTACACCCTCGAGCGGCTGGTGCTCACCGTCACCGGGCTGCGCGACGCCCGCTGA
- a CDS encoding ComEC/Rec2 family competence protein produces MAGRRVPPAAEHLAQDGRVDGWAALRDLPDLRMPLLGLGAWAGGLAAHLLRPGLLGAVVVTVLCGLAALAHGVRRGRWPPGTVRTAGAVVLVAGAVVVAVLVRQQQVTEGPVGRLAEERAVVSALGVVASDPRPVAGRFGDVVLVRVTVLEIEGRGRMHRLRAPVLVIGDEQWLDLPLGSGVRFGGRLAPPDQADLAGVLSPTGRPVSVSDPDVWWRAAAAVRASLRASVAHRPADQQVLVPAMVNGDDAGLDPGLADDFRATGLTHLLAVSGTNLTLVVGFLLVLARWSGVRGRWLLVVGALGILGFVLLARTEPSVLRAAVMGTVALVGMGANGLRRGMRALGAAVVALLLVQPSLAVTAGFALSVLATAGILVLAPGWRDAMARWLPRWLAEAVAVPAAAQLACTPVVAGISGEVSLVAVLANLLVAPVVGPATVLGLAGGLVGLLWAPAGALLGTLASWCVAWIILVARRGAALPTAAVDWEAGAASLTLLTLLCGVLALAGPWVLRRPLAGVACCLVAIAAVFVRIPTPGWPGGDWVLAACDVGQGDALVVRTGEHAGAVVDAGPDPGAVDRCLDDLGVREVPLLVLTHFHADHVAGLAGVLDGRSVGAIETASLLDPPAAVADVVAAAAAAGVPVRTAAPGERTVGEARIEVLRPADPAPYDGPGDGTTANDASVVLLVEVAGVSALLTGDLEPPGQAALERQVAGLQVDVLKLPHHGSRHQDPDFLTSLGARVVLVSVGEDNDYGHPAPDALTPFEAAGARVLRTDLGGDLLVLARDDELAVRTRD; encoded by the coding sequence GTGGCCGGGCGCCGGGTCCCGCCAGCGGCCGAGCACCTGGCGCAGGACGGCCGGGTCGACGGGTGGGCGGCGCTGCGTGACCTCCCCGACCTGCGGATGCCGCTGCTGGGGCTCGGCGCCTGGGCAGGGGGCCTGGCCGCTCACCTGCTGCGCCCGGGGCTGCTCGGCGCGGTCGTCGTCACCGTGCTGTGCGGACTCGCCGCCCTCGCCCACGGGGTGCGCCGCGGCCGCTGGCCGCCGGGGACGGTGCGCACCGCCGGAGCCGTGGTCCTGGTGGCGGGCGCGGTCGTCGTCGCCGTCCTGGTGCGCCAGCAGCAGGTGACCGAGGGACCGGTCGGGCGGCTGGCCGAGGAACGCGCCGTGGTGTCGGCCCTGGGGGTCGTGGCCTCCGACCCGCGCCCGGTGGCCGGCCGCTTCGGCGACGTCGTCCTGGTGCGGGTCACGGTGCTGGAGATCGAGGGGCGCGGGCGCATGCACCGGCTGCGCGCCCCGGTGCTGGTGATCGGCGACGAGCAGTGGCTCGACCTGCCGCTGGGCTCCGGGGTCCGCTTCGGCGGCCGGCTCGCTCCACCCGATCAGGCCGACCTCGCCGGCGTGCTGAGCCCGACCGGGCGTCCGGTCAGCGTCAGCGACCCCGACGTCTGGTGGCGCGCGGCCGCGGCGGTGCGAGCGTCCCTGCGCGCCTCGGTCGCGCACCGTCCGGCCGACCAGCAGGTGCTGGTGCCGGCGATGGTCAACGGCGACGACGCCGGCCTGGATCCGGGGCTCGCCGACGACTTCCGGGCCACCGGGCTGACCCACCTGCTCGCGGTCTCCGGCACCAACCTGACCCTCGTCGTCGGGTTCCTCCTGGTGCTCGCCCGCTGGTCAGGGGTGCGCGGCCGGTGGCTGCTCGTGGTGGGGGCGCTCGGGATCCTCGGCTTCGTGCTGCTGGCCCGCACCGAGCCGAGCGTGCTGCGCGCGGCCGTGATGGGCACTGTCGCGCTCGTCGGGATGGGCGCCAACGGGCTGCGCCGGGGCATGCGCGCCCTCGGAGCCGCCGTGGTGGCGCTCCTGCTGGTGCAGCCCTCGCTCGCGGTCACCGCGGGGTTCGCGCTGTCGGTGCTGGCGACCGCGGGCATCCTCGTGCTCGCCCCGGGCTGGCGCGACGCCATGGCCCGCTGGCTGCCGCGCTGGCTGGCCGAGGCGGTGGCGGTCCCGGCCGCCGCCCAGCTGGCCTGCACTCCGGTGGTCGCCGGGATCTCCGGCGAGGTGAGCCTCGTCGCGGTCCTGGCCAACCTGCTCGTCGCCCCGGTCGTCGGGCCTGCGACCGTGCTGGGTCTCGCCGGCGGGCTGGTCGGGCTGCTGTGGGCCCCGGCGGGCGCGCTGCTCGGCACGCTGGCGTCGTGGTGCGTCGCCTGGATCATCCTGGTCGCCCGGCGCGGCGCCGCACTGCCCACGGCGGCGGTCGACTGGGAGGCCGGTGCCGCCTCGCTCACGCTGCTCACCCTCCTCTGTGGGGTCCTGGCGCTCGCCGGCCCGTGGGTCCTGCGCCGTCCGCTGGCCGGTGTGGCGTGCTGCCTGGTCGCGATCGCCGCGGTGTTCGTGCGGATCCCGACGCCGGGCTGGCCCGGCGGGGACTGGGTGCTTGCCGCCTGTGACGTGGGCCAGGGTGACGCACTGGTCGTGCGGACCGGCGAACACGCGGGCGCGGTGGTGGACGCCGGGCCGGACCCGGGCGCGGTCGACCGTTGCCTCGACGACCTCGGGGTGCGCGAGGTGCCGCTGCTGGTGCTCACCCACTTCCACGCCGACCACGTCGCGGGCCTCGCCGGCGTCCTCGACGGGCGCAGCGTCGGCGCCATCGAGACGGCCTCCCTGCTGGACCCGCCCGCGGCCGTGGCCGACGTGGTCGCGGCTGCCGCGGCGGCCGGCGTACCCGTGCGGACGGCGGCGCCGGGGGAGCGGACGGTCGGGGAGGCGCGGATCGAGGTGCTGCGCCCGGCCGACCCCGCGCCGTACGACGGCCCCGGCGACGGTACGACGGCCAACGACGCCAGCGTGGTGCTCCTCGTCGAGGTCGCCGGGGTGAGTGCCCTGCTGACCGGGGACCTCGAGCCTCCGGGGCAGGCAGCGCTGGAACGCCAGGTGGCCGGCCTCCAGGTCGACGTGCTCAAGCTGCCCCACCACGGCAGCAGGCACCAGGATCCCGACTTCCTCACCTCGCTGGGGGCGCGGGTGGTGCTGGTCTCGGTGGGTGAGGACAACGACTACGGACATCCGGCGCCGGACGCGCTGACGCCGTTCGAGGCCGCGGGGGCACGGGTGCTGCGCACCGACCTGGGCGGTGACCTGCTGGTCCTCGCCCGCGACGACGAGCTCGCCGTGCGCACGCGGGACTGA